A region of Heteronotia binoei isolate CCM8104 ecotype False Entrance Well chromosome 2, APGP_CSIRO_Hbin_v1, whole genome shotgun sequence DNA encodes the following proteins:
- the AMIGO1 gene encoding amphoterin-induced protein 1, which produces MWFRDASESRGRLASDWGGSAFLLLLLLLSFGIARRGGLALSCPKDCVCASNIISCSNADLKGLPLHFPPYAAVLDLSHNNLTHVRAEWAPAMLPHLHSLLLNHNHLIFISTEAFNNLPHLKYLDLSSNLIASLGENLFSKLKELEVLLLYKNRLSKIDLTAFEEMASLQKLYLSHNMITRFPLELVKKDGALLPELELLDVSSNKIKTFNVDAMKDLPAWVKNGLYMHSNPLTCSCPLYNLFSHWQMRQLSSAVDFEEELRCDLDLSRKGIRILSLSNPEFLNCTKVKEQSFTAYRGENVTINCDTRQREVTIREWVTPRFERVPQENNNSSMLVLTNGSLQISNIGVEDVGPYICYAVSQVFNETLYVHVTVHNFTQHGASDTLNTAYTTLVGCILSVILVLIYLYLTPCRCWCRSSEKQASQQEDSINSSMLSTTPNHNAEVAGGKEVLNRHMMPSNAQGQNGKCKPNSSPTEATKGFQKAERKMSDPDSVSSVFSDTPIVGVSQSEGGRGCSRDKAGAELVGLL; this is translated from the coding sequence ATGTGGTTTCGAGATGCCTCCGAGTCCCGTGGAAGGCTGGCATCGGACTGGGGGGGCTCTGCCTTCCTGCTGTTGCTCCTGCTGCTGAGCTTTGGTATTGCCCGCAGAGGCGGGCTGGCACTGAGCTGCCCCAAGGACTGCGTGTGCGCCAGCAACATCATCAGCTGCTCGAACGCCGACTTGAAAGGCTTGCCTTTGCATTTCCCCCCCTATGCGGCTGTCTTGGACTTGAGCCACAACAACCTGACCCATGTGCGAGCGGAGTGGGCCCCTGCCATGCTCCCTCATCTCCACTCTCTGCTCCTCAACCACAACCACCTGATCTTCATCTCCACTGAGGCCTTCAACAACCTCCCTCATCTGAAGTACTTGGACCTCTCTTCTAATTTAATTGCTTCTCTAGGAGAGAACCTCTTTAgtaagctgaaggagctggaagTGCTCCTTCTCTACAAGAACAGGCTCTCCAAGATTGACCTCACTGCTTTTGAGGAGATGGCCAGCCTCCAGAAATTGTACCTGAGCCATAATATGATCACTCGCTTCCCCCTTGAGCTGGTGAAAAAAGATGGAGCTTTGCTTCCGGAGCTTGAATTGCTGGACGTCTCTAGCAACAAAATCAAGACCTTTAATGTGGATGCCATGAAAGACCTTCCAGCCTGGGTGAAGAATGGACTTTACATGCACAGCAACCCCCTGACCTGCAGCTGTCCGCTCTACAACCTCTTCAGTCACTGGCAGATGCGGCAGCTGAGCTCAGCTGTGGACTTTGAAGAGGAGCTCAGATGTGATCTAGATCTGAGCAGGAAAGGGATCAGAATCTTAAGCCTCAGCAACCCAGAGTTTCTGAACTGCACCAAAGTCAAGGAGCAGTCTTTCACAGCCTACCGAGGGGAAAATGTGACCATCAATTGTGACACCAGGCAGAGAGAGGTAACTATCAGAGAGTGGGTGACACCCAGATTTGAGCGGGTACCTCAGGAGAATAACAATAGCTCTATGCTTGTGCTGACCAATGGAAGTCTGCAGATAAGCAATATTGGTGTGGAGGACGTGGGCCCATATATCTGCTATGCGGTAAGCCAGGTGTTCAATGAGACCCTCTATGTGCATGTGACAGTCCATAACTTTACCCAGCATGGGGCCTCCGACACACTCAACACTGCCTACACCACACTTGTTGGCTGCATCTTGAGTGTCATCCTCGTGCTCATCTACCTTTACCTGACCCCATGCCGTTGCTGGTGCCGTAGCAGTGAGAAACAGGCCAGCCAACAAGAAGACAGCATCAATTCCTCAATGCTCAGCACCACTCCTAACCACAATGCTGAGGTGGCTGGAGGCAAAGAAGTATTAAATCGCCACATGATGCCAAGTAATGCACAAGGTCAGAATGGCAAATGCAAGCCCAACAGCTCCCCCACAGAGGCAACTAAAGGGTTCCAGAAGGCAGAGAGGAAAATGTCGGATCCAGACTCTGTCAGCTCAGTCTTCTCAGATACTCCCATTGTGGGAGTTTCACAGAGTGAAGGAGGGAGAGGGTGTAGCAGAGATAAGGCAGGAGCTGAATTAGTGGGATTGCTGTGA